A genomic window from Triticum urartu cultivar G1812 chromosome 7, Tu2.1, whole genome shotgun sequence includes:
- the LOC125520854 gene encoding B3 domain-containing protein Os06g0194400-like, whose amino-acid sequence MAGAVAYEEQRRRQVEENRRKLDQLKLHHLSAALRDAAVDPKPSPVKSAKRKPRGPPPGDAPPRRSGRVASLPEQPNYRFEDTYGVLEKSIRGSRTHTTRSDLIDRVYATEEARTYATDMAEQLQGKLDPRHPSFVKPMTQSHVTGGFWLGLPKQFCTRHLPKRDEWITLVDEMGAESDSYYLARKWGLSAQWKAFAINHKLVDGDCLVFERIDRAKFKVHIIRQSSYYK is encoded by the exons ATGGCCGGAGCGGTCGCGTACGAGGAGCAGCGCCGGAGGCAAGTGGAAGAGAACAGGCGCAAGCTCGACCAGCTCAAGCTGCACCACCTCTCCGCCGCCCTCAGGGACGCCGCCGTCGACCCCAAGCCCTCGCCG GTCAAATCTGCGAAGCGGAAGCCTCGAGGGCCGCCGCCGGGGGACGCCCCGCCCCGCCGCTCCGGCCGCGTCGCCAGCCTCCCCGAGCAGCCCAACTACCGGTTCGAG GATACCTATGGTGTCCTTGAGAAGAGTATCAG GGGGAGCAGGACGCACACCACAAGGAGCGACTTGATTGATCGAGTCTACGCGACCGAAGAAGCCAGAACCTATGCCACCGACATGGCCGAACAGCTGCAGGGCAAGCTGGACCCCCGCCACCCCAGTTTTGTCAAGCCCATGACCCAGTCTCATGTCACCGGAGGCTTCTGGCTA GGCCTCCCCAAGCAGTTCTGCACCAGGCATCTCCCAAAGCGTGATGAGTGGATCACTCTGGTGGATGAGATGGGTGCTGAGTCCGATTCGTACTACCTTGCGCGCAAGTGGGGCCTCAGCGCCCAGTGGAAAGCGTTTGCCATCAATCACAAGCTGGTCGATGGTGACTGCCTGGTGTTCGAGCGCATTGACCGGGCAAAGTTCAAG GTACACATTATCAGACAAAGTTCATATTATAAGTAA
- the LOC125522017 gene encoding uncharacterized protein LOC125522017, translated as MALVPDCPPDLRVYDSSYNRGYTSPREQSEHRSRLLRKIHDSYRKALERLNARARPGMAARFLHGGGGALCLGLLDPVSNIVANTLVSRGEPGDLVHVPEDKLGDLERRSLDGLVAFLTRFFPYLTDCHAVRFLLLAGADLLAAVRAVASDLGMTRLGSSPGPAVEEALVMALRCAALAARHPDPDRLVRDWLAISGRLDDTVRLLADVRRRSPESSLDRLPNLLDGLPPPAHQDLWRRLTASRPPPPRRSVPHQTTTALNGTLQDALHGFYLEAIARLPAGELRSRLHRSLLVAGHCYGPLDPVSNIIINTIWHDAAFPPAVKLEVDVIGTMILHRTENCSLYGLVSFLCTRHRHLTDFDQAIYCLLQADGDLLLADRRLDDDDDAAAGLDRAFLAAATAAYHPNPDAQAKLLRRLCPCDERISSILQGSTGQLSSQDVQCLARLLCPEAACSEQPLRRFPHPWYLSSQTMMCKKINAALSAYAAMLSGEPMYELHTICGVNKYVSGPVGTDAKCYRTHVNFLATPKGTQFPAGTTPLLFFAEVCNDDDDDRAGMPQPFVCRVWVPLPCAGRVRCLYCDHMGIRIVHPVGEDFHGRKLEFEKMVCGEDPCDDDFDPAVDQPYYTNTKIIDHSRVTTERLNGRVEEDRLYNDPLEDSDGYGSDMTLMSDEYDSDLDSMADERHV; from the exons ATGGCGCTGGTGCCCGACTGCCCCCCGGACCTCCGGGTCTACGACTCGAGTTACAACCGCGGGTACACGTCGCCCCGGGAGCAGTCCGAGCACAGGTCGCGGCTGCTGCGCAAGATCCACGACTCCTACCGCAAGGCGCTGGAGCGGCTGAACGCCAGGGCGAGGCCCGGCATGGCGGCGCGCTTCCtccacggcggcggcggggcactCTGCCTCGGCCTCCTCGACCCGGTCTCCAACATCGTGGCCAACACCCTCGTCTCCCGCGGCGAGCCGGGCGACCTCGTCCACGTCCCCGAGGACAAGCTCGGGGACCTGGAGCGCCGCTCGCTGGACGGACTCGTCGCGTTCCTCACCCGATTCTTCCCCTACCTCACCGACTGCCACGCCGTGCGCTTCCTGCTCCTCGCCGGCGCCGACCTGCTCGCCGCCGTCCGCGCCGTCGCGTCGGACCTCGGCATGACGCGGTTAGGGTCATCACCCGGGCCCGCCGTCGAGGAGGCCCTCGTGATGGCCCTCAGGTGCGCCGCCCTGGCCGCCAGGCACCCGGACCCCGACCGCCTCGTCCGCGACTGGCTCGCCATCTCCGGCCGCCTCGACGACACCGTGCGCCTCCTCGCCGACGTGCGCCGCCGCTCCCCCGAATCCAGCCTCGACAGGCTCCCCAACCTGCTCGACGGATTGCCGCCCCCGGCCCACCAAGACCTGTGGCGACGACTGACGGCCTctcgtccgcctcctcctcgccgcagCGTGCCGCACCAGACCACCACCGCCCTCAACGGCACGCTCCAGGACGCGCTCCACGGGTTCTACCTCGAGGCCATCGCCCGGTTGCCGGCCGGCGAGCTGCGCTCCCGGCTCCACCGCAGCCTGCTCGTGGCCGGCCACTGCTACGGCCCGCTCGACCCCGTCTCCAACATTATCATCAACACCATCTGGCACGACGCGGCGTTCCCGCCCGCCGTAAAACTCGAGGTGGACGTGATCGGCACCATGATCCTCCACCGGACGGAGAACTGCTCCTTGTACGGCCTCGTCTCCTTCCTCTGCACACGCCACCGTCATCTCACCGATTTCGATCAGGCCATCTACTGCCTGCTCCAGGCAGACGGCGACCTACTCCTCGCGGACCGCCGCCTCGATGATGACGACGACGCAGCTGCCGGCTTGGACAGAGCCTTCTTGGCCGCCGCTACGGCGGCCTACCACCCCAACCCCGATGCTCAAGCAAAGCTTTTGCGACGTCTATGTCCATGTGATGAGCGGATATCATCTATCCTACAAGGTAGTACTGGCCAACTCTCCTCTCAAGATGTTCAGTGCCTTGCCAGGTTGTTGTGTCCTGAGGCTGCCTGCAGCGAGCAGCCGCTTCGCCGGTTCCCCCATCCATGGTACTTGTCATCGCAAACAATGATGTGCAAAAAGATCAATGCTGCATTGAGTGCATATGCCGCGATGCTCAGCGGG GAACCCATGTATGAGCTTCATACAATCTGTGGTGTGAACAAATATGTGTCAGGCCCAGTTGGCACTGATGCTAAGTGCTACCGCACCCATGTCAATTTCCTGGCAACTCCCAAAGGCACTCAGTTTCCTGCCGGCACAACTCCGCTGCTATTCTTCGCTGAGGTTtgcaatgatgatgatgatgacagaGCTGGAATGCCACAACCCTTCGTCTGTCGCGTGTGGGTGCCGTTACCATGTGCCG GACGAGTACGGTGCCTTTACTGTGACCACATGGGTATTAGGATCGTGCATCCGGTTGGGGAAGACTTCCATGGGCGCAAGTTGGAGTTTGAGAAGATGGTCTGTGGAGAAGACCCCTGCGACGATGATTTTGATCCTGCAGTGGACCAACCATATTACACCAATACAAAGATCATCGACCATAGTCGCGTCACAACGGAGAGGCTTAATGGTAGGGTAGAAGAGGATCGCCTTTACAATGATCCGTTGGAGGATAGTGATGGGTATGGCAGTGACATGACTTTGATGAGCGATGAGTATGATAGTGATTTGGATTCCATGGCTGATGAGCGTCATGTCTAA